One window from the genome of Bacteroidetes bacterium SB0662_bin_6 encodes:
- a CDS encoding solute:sodium symporter family transporter — protein MALHPIDIVTFCAFIAVVIGISLYASRHESTTEDYFLAGRKLSWWLIGFSLIASNISTEQFVGMAGRGYDLGLAIASYEWTAAIALVITALFFLPKFLKAGIYTIPEYLEYRFDVGTRTIMATFMMLAYVFVALATVLYAGALALGTIFEMDMVLGIWLIGITAGAYTIYGGLGAVVWSDLLQGVALLLGGALIMILGFQAIGGVEPFMAAAGDKLHTVLPWNHDEMPWVAVFIGGLWIPQIFYWGLNQFITQRTLAARSLAEGQRGIFLAAGLKLLLPFLIVFPGIMAAQLFPEQVTTADEAYPVMIRELLPAGLSGIMFAALFGAIMSSLDSMLNSAATIFTIDLYKRYRRTDASPRHYVKIGRIATAVLVVVGCLWAPVVGSAESIFGYIQMFWGFISPGIVASFAFGLISKRTPPIAAKAAMILGIPVYGFLLWRLPDVAFLHHMMITFVALVIFMTSVRILLPLREPKRLPVSDLNLEHARGAKWMAAAVVLATAALYVIFW, from the coding sequence ATGGCGCTGCACCCGATCGACATCGTCACGTTCTGCGCGTTCATTGCGGTCGTCATCGGGATCTCGCTGTACGCCTCCCGGCATGAAAGCACCACGGAAGACTACTTCCTTGCAGGGCGCAAACTCTCCTGGTGGCTGATCGGCTTCTCCCTGATCGCCTCCAACATCTCGACCGAACAGTTCGTGGGCATGGCCGGGCGCGGGTACGACCTGGGCCTTGCCATCGCCAGCTACGAGTGGACCGCCGCCATCGCCCTGGTCATTACGGCCCTCTTCTTCCTCCCGAAGTTCCTGAAGGCGGGCATCTACACCATTCCCGAATACCTCGAATACCGTTTCGACGTCGGGACGCGCACGATCATGGCGACGTTCATGATGCTCGCCTACGTGTTCGTGGCGCTGGCGACGGTGCTCTACGCCGGCGCCCTCGCCCTGGGCACGATCTTCGAAATGGACATGGTCCTGGGGATCTGGCTGATCGGGATTACGGCGGGCGCCTACACCATCTACGGCGGCCTCGGGGCCGTGGTCTGGTCGGACCTGCTTCAGGGCGTGGCCCTTCTGCTGGGCGGAGCGCTCATTATGATCCTCGGATTCCAGGCCATCGGGGGCGTGGAGCCGTTCATGGCCGCCGCCGGCGACAAGCTGCATACGGTGCTGCCATGGAACCACGACGAGATGCCCTGGGTGGCGGTCTTCATAGGCGGCCTCTGGATTCCCCAGATTTTCTACTGGGGCCTGAACCAGTTCATTACGCAGCGCACGCTCGCCGCCCGGAGTCTCGCCGAGGGACAGCGCGGAATCTTTCTTGCGGCGGGGCTGAAACTGCTGCTCCCGTTCCTGATCGTTTTCCCCGGCATCATGGCTGCTCAGCTCTTCCCCGAGCAGGTAACCACCGCCGACGAGGCATATCCCGTGATGATCCGCGAGCTGCTCCCCGCCGGGCTGAGCGGGATCATGTTCGCCGCGCTGTTCGGCGCCATCATGAGTTCGCTCGACTCCATGCTGAACTCCGCCGCCACCATCTTCACGATCGACTTGTACAAGCGCTACCGGCGCACCGACGCGTCCCCAAGGCATTACGTGAAGATCGGACGCATCGCCACCGCCGTACTGGTGGTCGTCGGCTGCCTGTGGGCGCCCGTCGTGGGTTCCGCCGAAAGCATTTTCGGGTACATCCAGATGTTCTGGGGATTCATTTCTCCCGGGATCGTGGCCTCCTTTGCGTTCGGGCTTATTTCGAAACGCACGCCCCCCATCGCGGCCAAAGCCGCCATGATCCTCGGCATCCCCGTCTACGGGTTCCTCCTGTGGCGGCTGCCGGATGTCGCGTTCCTGCACCACATGATGATCACCTTCGTGGCGCTTGTGATCTTCATGACCTCCGTCCGGATCCTGCTTCCCCTGCGCGAGCCGAAGCGTCTCCCCGTTTCGGACCTGAACCTGGAGCATGCCCGCGGCGCGAAATGGATGGCGGCGGCGGTGGTGCTGGCCACGGCCGCGCTGTACGTGATCTTCTGGTAA
- the galK gene encoding galactokinase — MKVLSSFRAAFGEADAENVLIVRAPGRVNLIGDHTDYHEGFVLPMTIDRCAYAALRARKDDTVILYAAQFDEWITYPLSERPETGPGAWAAYVTGAISELRDLLPGGFEMLIEGDVPIGAGLSSSAALSTAVIYGLDQLFGLGIDPIDAVHLSQRVEHRYAGVSCGIMDPFVSRLGRRRHALLLDCRSLASEHVPMTNTRRDRNDAFEIVIADSGVRRELASSGYNTRRSECEQTLETIREARPDVRSLRDATPDDLLFLPPLQRRRVRHVLEENDRVLQARDALRNEEFEAFGALMNQSHDSLRDLYEVSCEELDTLVAIARNVDGVAGARMTGGGFGGCTVQLVRQAAVPALREALCETYAKTYGRTPVIYTFRENHRTERM, encoded by the coding sequence GTGAAGGTGCTTTCCTCATTCCGGGCCGCTTTCGGCGAAGCGGACGCAGAAAATGTCCTGATCGTGCGGGCTCCGGGGCGCGTCAATCTGATCGGGGATCACACGGATTACCACGAGGGATTCGTGCTGCCGATGACGATCGACCGGTGCGCATACGCGGCGCTGCGGGCGCGCAAGGACGACACGGTGATCCTGTATGCTGCGCAGTTCGACGAGTGGATCACGTACCCGCTTTCCGAACGCCCTGAAACCGGCCCGGGAGCCTGGGCCGCCTACGTAACCGGAGCAATCAGCGAACTGCGGGACCTGCTGCCCGGCGGATTCGAGATGCTCATCGAGGGCGATGTGCCCATCGGGGCCGGCCTGAGTTCGTCCGCGGCCCTCTCCACCGCAGTCATCTACGGCCTCGACCAGTTGTTCGGCCTCGGAATCGACCCCATCGACGCGGTGCATCTGTCTCAGCGGGTGGAACACCGCTACGCGGGCGTTTCCTGCGGCATCATGGACCCGTTCGTATCCCGGCTGGGGCGCCGCAGGCACGCCTTGCTGCTCGACTGCCGCTCGCTCGCCTCCGAACATGTGCCGATGACTAATACGAGGAGAGACCGGAACGACGCCTTTGAGATCGTCATCGCCGACTCGGGGGTGCGGCGCGAACTGGCTTCCTCCGGCTACAATACCCGGCGCAGCGAATGCGAGCAGACCCTCGAAACGATCCGGGAAGCCCGTCCCGATGTACGGAGCCTGCGCGACGCCACCCCCGACGACCTATTGTTCCTCCCGCCTCTCCAGCGCCGCCGGGTCCGGCATGTTCTGGAGGAAAATGACCGCGTATTGCAAGCGCGGGACGCCCTGCGGAACGAGGAATTCGAGGCATTCGGGGCGTTGATGAACCAGTCGCACGACAGCCTGCGCGACCTGTACGAGGTGAGTTGCGAGGAACTGGATACGCTGGTCGCCATCGCCCGGAACGTGGACGGCGTGGCAGGCGCCCGCATGACCGGAGGCGGTTTCGGGGGCTGCACGGTGCAGTTGGTGCGCCAGGCTGCCGTGCCCGCCCTGCGCGAGGCGCTCTGCGAAACCTATGCGAAAACGTACGGGCGCACCCCTGTGATCTACACTTTCCGGGAGAACCATCGGACGGAACGGATGTAG
- a CDS encoding DUF411 domain-containing protein — MNKKYLIVVFLVGAVVTGGVLIARTSSAGQHITVYKTPTCGCCAKWVDHLEANGFRVKAVDLADVTPMRLRYGVPADLRSCHTALVSGYFVEGHVPAEEIHRMLEEGKSIAGLAVPGMPMGSPGMEGPRSDPYDIIAVEKDGGRRIFASR; from the coding sequence ATGAACAAAAAGTACCTTATCGTTGTATTTTTAGTGGGCGCCGTGGTCACGGGCGGCGTACTCATTGCCCGCACTTCCTCCGCAGGGCAACACATCACCGTGTACAAGACGCCCACATGCGGGTGCTGCGCCAAATGGGTGGATCACCTCGAAGCGAACGGATTCCGCGTCAAAGCGGTGGATCTCGCCGATGTGACGCCCATGAGGCTACGATACGGGGTTCCCGCCGATCTGCGCTCCTGCCATACGGCGCTTGTGAGCGGGTATTTCGTGGAAGGCCATGTCCCGGCGGAGGAAATCCACCGCATGCTGGAGGAAGGAAAATCCATTGCGGGCCTTGCGGTACCCGGCATGCCGATGGGCTCTCCCGGTATGGAGGGGCCGCGCAGCGATCCGTATGACATCATCGCCGTAGAGAAAGACGGCGGACGGCGCATCTTCGCTTCCCGATAA
- a CDS encoding SpoIIE family protein phosphatase produces the protein MTALHGAEEKLSALDFTSGLLTKTHLDLPLLLDEIVRVTTETMHARACAIRLLDKRSGEMVLKASSGLSEEYLHTHPLTAASSIFRQFAAGNHEPIAVMDIAKDPRTDYVREAAGEGAHSFLSAPLVQDGEAIGTLSMFTPGPHDFTPDEQRLFSTMANQASVAISLARLYKEQLALRQIEHELEIAAGIQRKLMPENAPSIPPFDIAGACHPCYEIGGDFFDFIELPGGNLGIVEGDVSGKGVPAALLMATIRSALRVQAENIFSMQDVLQKVNRAVWEDTNPEEFVTLFYGVLDTQAGVLTYINAGHNPGLLVRDGTVTQLPPVNPPIGILPDLLPEQETLEFLEGDVLAICTDGYSDTEGTDGEPLGEEGVAETLRRNADLSAEAIIEKLEETVEAFEADPTAAYCDDRTAIVAKR, from the coding sequence ATGACTGCATTGCACGGAGCCGAAGAGAAGCTCTCTGCGCTTGATTTCACAAGCGGGCTCCTTACCAAAACCCACCTCGACCTGCCGCTTCTGCTCGACGAAATCGTGCGCGTCACGACGGAGACGATGCATGCGAGGGCCTGCGCCATCCGGCTGCTCGACAAGCGTTCGGGCGAGATGGTGCTCAAGGCTTCGTCCGGCCTCAGCGAAGAGTACCTGCACACGCACCCGCTCACGGCGGCCAGCAGCATCTTCCGGCAGTTCGCCGCGGGAAACCACGAACCGATCGCGGTCATGGACATTGCGAAGGACCCCCGGACGGACTATGTGCGCGAAGCCGCGGGCGAAGGCGCCCATTCCTTCCTTTCCGCCCCGCTCGTACAGGACGGCGAAGCCATCGGCACCCTCTCGATGTTCACCCCCGGGCCGCACGATTTCACCCCGGACGAGCAGCGCCTCTTCAGCACCATGGCCAACCAGGCGTCCGTCGCCATCTCCCTGGCCCGACTCTACAAGGAGCAACTCGCCCTGCGGCAGATCGAGCACGAACTGGAAATCGCCGCCGGCATTCAGCGCAAGCTTATGCCGGAAAACGCCCCCTCCATTCCTCCTTTCGACATCGCAGGCGCTTGTCACCCCTGCTATGAAATCGGCGGAGATTTCTTCGACTTCATCGAACTCCCCGGGGGCAATCTCGGCATCGTCGAGGGAGACGTTTCCGGGAAAGGCGTTCCGGCGGCTCTCCTCATGGCTACGATCCGGTCCGCGCTGCGGGTGCAGGCCGAGAATATCTTCTCCATGCAGGATGTGCTGCAAAAAGTGAACCGGGCCGTCTGGGAGGATACGAACCCCGAAGAATTCGTCACCCTGTTCTACGGCGTTCTGGACACGCAGGCGGGCGTGCTTACCTATATCAATGCCGGGCACAACCCCGGGCTGCTCGTTCGCGACGGAACCGTTACGCAACTTCCTCCGGTCAATCCGCCCATCGGCATCCTCCCGGACCTCCTCCCCGAACAGGAAACGCTGGAATTTCTTGAGGGAGACGTGCTCGCCATCTGCACGGACGGGTATTCGGATACGGAAGGGACGGACGGCGAACCGCTCGGCGAAGAGGGCGTGGCGGAAACGCTTCGCCGAAATGCCGACCTGTCAGCCGAGGCGATCATCGAAAAGCTGGAAGAAACGGTGGAAGCCTTCGAGGCCGATCCGACCGCCGCATACTGCGATGATCGCACGGCGATCGTAGCGAAGCGGTAG